In Bactrocera oleae isolate idBacOlea1 chromosome 5, idBacOlea1, whole genome shotgun sequence, a genomic segment contains:
- the LOC106626932 gene encoding uncharacterized protein: MPNDPQPLSNKYAFEMVENLKNVEELVIEFNPCKSWQLIGTLPKLKRLELWDFVSHECELCLEDPNSYEACRSQHAMLFFDELRRRNQLEELIFSDGYVSEQHLLRISELTNLQRLKFCRASLPGFLSLDVLKNLINLEELHLDGCNKINVEGSLELIRSCQKLKILLFWFAGGITVNFITEVNDILSQRQPSPVEPLTLGFYKHPAEDLWKLSFEKPLPFLKFMTLTRKFVEAEEDYLKREEDIVSQTDVQGDSLKRKFSIMNMLSDQKEFEIKVKLKSKSEEKRGGKM, translated from the exons ATGCCAAACGACCCACAACCGCTTTCGAATAAGTACGCCTTTGAAATGGTCGAAAATCTAAAGAATGTCGAGGAGCTCGTGATTGAGTTTAACCCCTGTAAATCTTGGCAACTGATCGGCACTCTGCCGAAATTGAAAAGGCTCGAGCTCTGGGATTTCGTCAGTCATGAGTGTGAGCTGTGTTTGGAGGACCCCAATTCGTACGAAGCATGCAGAAGCCAACATGCCATGCTCTTCTTTGACGAATTGCGCCGGAGGAATCAGCTAGAAGAATTGATTTTTAGCGACGGTTATGTCTCTGAGCAACATCTCTTGAGAATTTCGGAGCTGACAAATTTGCAGCGTTTGAAGTTCTGTAGAGCCTCTTTGCCAGGCTTCCTATCATTGGATgtgttaaaaaatttgattaatttagAAGAGCTACACCTCGATggctgcaataaaataaatgtggaGGGGTCACTTGAGCTAATAAGGAGTTGCCAGAAACTAAAAATTCTGCTCTTTTGGTTTGCTGGCGGCATAACTGTGAACTTTATTACGGAGGTAAATGATATCTTAAGTCAAAGACAACCGTCACCGGTTGAACCGTTGACATTGGGATTTTATAAGCACCCTGCTGAGGACTTGTGG AAACTATCGTTTGAAAAGCCGCttccatttttaaaatttatgacgCTAACAAGAAAGTTTGTAGAGGCGGAAGAAGATTACTTGAAAAGAGAAGAGGACATTGTGAGTCAAACGGATGTACAGGGCGACTCCCTGAAAAGGAAATTTTCGAT CATGAACATGCTGTCGGATCAAAAGGAATTTGAAATTAAAGTTAAACTAAAGTCAAAGAGCGAGGAAAAGCGTGGAGGCAAAATGTAA